From Pseudanabaena sp. PCC 6802, one genomic window encodes:
- a CDS encoding FGGY-family carbohydrate kinase — MNLYLGLDFGTSGARAILIDSRAQVHAVAKRSYNIESVETWQSTLFDLIDRIPPELRFSINAIAIAATSATILICDSFGQPVSQPLLYHDGRGSAVLAKLSSFVPEGHIVIGATSSLAKLVWWYEQHLKRLGNNVSLYLQHQADRIGFLLHGKLGVSDYHNALKLGYDILELRYPDWLTSWQSSIQLPRVLTPGVPIAPIKPELAAKFGLSPSCSICAGTTDSTAAFLASVGTDASPGQAVTSLGSTLVLKVLSQDRVEDARYGIYSHRLGDRWLVGGASNTGGNALSQFFSDRELVQLSEQINPDWPSQLDYYPLSKPGERFPVSDPQKLPRLQPRPDNPVEFLHGLLESIARIEAEGYRLLQSLGASPVYSVCSIGGGASNRTWERIRSRYLQVPLMTAQHSEAAYGAALLALQNAQSEPSV; from the coding sequence ATGAACTTGTATCTCGGCCTAGATTTTGGCACCTCAGGTGCGAGGGCGATCCTCATTGACTCCAGGGCGCAAGTACATGCTGTGGCTAAACGGTCTTACAACATTGAAAGCGTAGAGACTTGGCAGTCTACCCTATTCGATTTGATCGATCGAATTCCCCCAGAACTGCGCTTTTCCATCAACGCGATCGCGATCGCTGCCACATCAGCCACTATTTTAATCTGCGACTCTTTTGGTCAACCCGTTAGCCAGCCACTGCTCTATCATGATGGGCGCGGTTCTGCCGTACTGGCAAAACTAAGTAGTTTTGTCCCAGAGGGGCATATTGTAATTGGTGCCACATCTAGTTTGGCAAAGCTAGTTTGGTGGTACGAACAGCATCTCAAGCGCCTAGGTAACAACGTCAGCCTGTATTTGCAACATCAAGCCGATCGCATAGGGTTTCTGCTGCATGGAAAACTAGGCGTGAGCGATTACCACAATGCACTCAAGCTGGGTTATGACATCCTGGAACTGCGCTATCCCGACTGGCTGACAAGTTGGCAGAGTTCCATTCAATTACCGCGAGTCCTAACACCAGGCGTGCCGATCGCACCCATCAAGCCAGAGTTGGCAGCAAAATTTGGTCTATCACCCAGTTGCTCGATCTGTGCGGGAACGACCGATAGCACTGCGGCATTTCTGGCAAGTGTCGGTACTGATGCCAGCCCTGGGCAAGCTGTAACCTCGCTAGGATCGACACTAGTCTTGAAGGTACTCAGTCAGGATCGCGTCGAAGATGCTCGCTATGGTATTTACAGCCATCGCCTTGGCGATCGGTGGTTAGTAGGTGGTGCCTCCAACACGGGGGGTAATGCCTTGAGTCAATTTTTCAGCGATCGGGAATTAGTCCAGCTTAGCGAACAGATTAATCCCGACTGGCCCAGCCAATTGGACTACTACCCTCTGTCTAAGCCAGGGGAAAGGTTTCCTGTTAGCGATCCCCAAAAATTACCCAGACTCCAACCTCGACCAGACAATCCCGTAGAATTTCTGCATGGGTTGCTGGAAAGTATTGCCAGAATTGAGGCGGAAGGCTACCGATTGTTGCAATCTTTGGGAGCATCTCCCGTATATTCAGTTTGCAGTATCGGTGGAGGAGCATCAAATCGAACGTGGGAACGGATTAGATCTCGCTACCTGCAAGTACCTTTAATGACAGCGCAACATTCTGAAGCAGCTTACGGCGCAGCCTTGCTAGCCCTGCAAAATGCTCAAAGTGAACCTAGCGTCTAG
- a CDS encoding DUF3119 family protein yields the protein MNTANPAFSETSNPEATKLEPSFAIPVTLVLLAIPLLLVQVWLGIAIAIFGLFLLFQTVTLRLFFTATALDIYRSDTLIRRFPYQDWQTWRIFSPSFPVLFYFKEVKSIHFLPILFDPKTLQACLEKHLPLSQSQ from the coding sequence ATGAACACTGCTAATCCTGCATTCTCGGAGACATCAAACCCTGAAGCAACAAAACTAGAGCCTAGTTTTGCTATACCAGTAACGCTCGTGCTGTTGGCAATACCACTTTTATTGGTACAAGTATGGTTGGGTATCGCGATCGCTATATTTGGTCTATTTCTCCTATTTCAGACCGTAACGTTGCGTCTGTTTTTTACAGCTACTGCTCTGGACATTTATCGTTCTGACACGCTAATTCGCCGATTTCCCTATCAAGATTGGCAAACTTGGCGCATTTTTTCGCCTTCGTTCCCTGTATTGTTTTATTTCAAGGAAGTCAAAAGCATTCACTTCCTGCCAATTTTATTCGATCCCAAAACATTGCAGGCTTGTCTAGAAAAACATCTGCCTCTTAGTCAAAGTCAATGA
- the uvrC gene encoding excinuclease ABC subunit UvrC: protein MTIITALPLLQDPEKLQARLKEIPLEPGVYMMRDRQDQILYIGKSKSLRARVRSYFRSSQDLSPRIAMMVQLVSEIEFIVTDTEAEALALEDNLIKQHQPHYNVLLKDDKKYPYVCITWSDAYPRIFITRRRDLGNARDKYYGPYVDTHNLKQTLGIIKRVFPLRQRPKPLFKDRPCLNYDIGLCPGVCQQLISSEDYHDTMRKVAMIFQGRTRELIDNLTAKMEAAAADLEFEKAALIRDRINTLKNLGADQKVSLPDDTISRDAIALASDDQHSCIQLFQIRAGRLVGRLAFVADSQSELPAMILQRTLEAHYRSCEPIEIPNEIHTQLELPEADVLGAWLGERRGKKVSIFTPQRQLKAELIEMVERNAQYELARVQKQSDRNIQSLEGLMEILDLDDLPHRIEGYDISHIQGSDAVASQVVFIDGLPAKQHYRHYKIRNPEVTAGHSDDFASLAEVVSRRFRKYANTSEPVGEPTNEMQEKSDRFDDDFPDLVTIDGGKGQLSAVMGAIEQMGLAEDLRVISLAKKREEIYLPGATRALDVDADHPGVQLLRRLRDEAHRFAITFHRKKRSQRMQRSYLDQIPGLGHHRQKQLLAKFHSVEYIRQASVEQIADTPGIGPKLAQQIYTHFHPNKS, encoded by the coding sequence TTGACTATAATTACTGCCTTGCCTTTACTCCAAGATCCTGAAAAGCTACAAGCACGCCTGAAAGAAATTCCCCTAGAGCCAGGGGTATACATGATGCGCGATCGCCAGGATCAAATCCTGTATATCGGTAAGTCCAAGAGCCTGCGCGCGCGCGTGCGTTCCTATTTTCGCAGCAGTCAGGACTTGTCGCCGCGTATTGCCATGATGGTGCAGCTAGTCAGCGAAATTGAGTTTATCGTTACCGATACCGAAGCAGAAGCTTTAGCCCTAGAGGACAACCTGATCAAGCAACACCAACCCCACTACAACGTATTGCTCAAAGATGATAAAAAATACCCCTATGTTTGTATCACCTGGTCGGATGCCTATCCCCGCATATTTATTACCCGCCGCCGCGATCTTGGCAATGCCAGAGACAAATACTACGGCCCATATGTCGATACCCATAATCTGAAACAGACATTGGGCATCATCAAGCGCGTGTTTCCTCTGCGTCAGCGCCCCAAACCCCTCTTCAAGGATCGTCCCTGCCTCAACTACGATATTGGCCTGTGTCCTGGCGTATGCCAACAACTGATTAGCTCAGAAGACTATCACGACACTATGCGAAAGGTCGCCATGATCTTTCAGGGACGGACTCGGGAATTGATCGATAACCTCACTGCTAAGATGGAAGCAGCAGCGGCAGATCTGGAATTTGAGAAAGCTGCTCTTATTCGCGATCGGATTAATACACTAAAAAATCTGGGTGCCGACCAAAAAGTATCCCTCCCAGATGATACGATTTCTCGCGATGCGATCGCCCTCGCTAGCGATGACCAACATAGCTGCATTCAGCTATTCCAGATTCGCGCTGGTAGATTAGTGGGACGCTTGGCATTTGTAGCGGATAGCCAGAGCGAGCTGCCAGCCATGATTTTGCAACGCACCCTGGAAGCACATTATCGAAGTTGCGAACCCATTGAGATTCCCAATGAGATTCACACCCAATTAGAATTGCCAGAGGCAGATGTTCTGGGTGCTTGGCTCGGGGAAAGGAGAGGGAAGAAGGTAAGTATCTTTACGCCACAGCGGCAACTGAAGGCAGAATTAATTGAGATGGTGGAGCGTAACGCTCAATACGAATTGGCAAGGGTGCAAAAACAAAGCGATCGCAACATCCAAAGTTTAGAAGGCTTAATGGAGATTCTCGATTTGGACGATCTGCCCCATCGCATCGAAGGTTATGACATCTCGCACATCCAGGGTTCAGATGCCGTAGCGAGCCAGGTGGTATTCATCGATGGTCTGCCCGCCAAGCAACACTATCGCCATTACAAAATTAGGAATCCCGAAGTTACTGCCGGGCATTCGGATGATTTTGCCAGTCTGGCGGAAGTAGTTAGCAGGCGCTTTCGCAAATATGCCAATACCTCAGAGCCAGTGGGCGAACCGACCAATGAAATGCAAGAAAAAAGCGATCGCTTTGACGACGACTTCCCCGATCTAGTTACGATCGATGGTGGGAAAGGACAGCTTTCAGCCGTAATGGGCGCGATCGAGCAAATGGGTTTAGCAGAAGATCTGCGAGTGATTAGTTTAGCAAAAAAGAGGGAGGAGATTTACCTGCCTGGTGCAACCAGAGCGCTGGATGTCGATGCCGATCATCCCGGCGTGCAGTTGCTGCGGCGGCTGCGCGACGAGGCGCACCGCTTTGCCATTACTTTCCATCGCAAAAAGCGAAGTCAAAGGATGCAACGCTCCTATCTCGACCAGATTCCGGGCTTGGGACACCATCGCCAAAAACAACTACTAGCTAAATTCCACTCCGTTGAATATATCCGTCAAGCCAGTGTCGAGCAAATTGCCGACACGCCAGGTATCGGGCCAAAACTGGCACAGCAGATATACACCCATTTTCATCCAAATAAGAGTTAG
- a CDS encoding M3 family oligoendopeptidase: MVNLVSDSTATPELNDISLLALEQPQEWDLSDLYKGFDDPNLAQDLQQLQDRAAQMRQLYRGKVDKLSPVEIHQCLQTLEAIAQTSGYLYSFPSLIFAADMRNTEAKQFLDKVMEALTAIENQLLFFDLELQSMEAEDFQVLQSAPELVGYRHYLDRIAQFRPHKLSEEIEQTRNQDSLTGRQAFIQLRSLHMGAQEYEPVETPDGKVANTEADLGALLYHPDPTIRHKAYLSVRQVLKTHNLLYGFILNTVSQDHRIESQMRGYATTLQKQLLVDEVSEPVFRAIMDGMHQRMALFQRYYKLKAIALGRAIRTCDLYAPWQTNADAAPLEIDYKTGVETLLAALEQFDINYARRAEEFFIKGWVDAKVRPGKRGGAFCSYSHGKHSYLLLSYTNNYNSLFTLAHEMGHGLHFACIESAQSYFNSNPPMVSAEVASTFNELLLLDYLLKSSAHDRQLAKALITQQLEDQLNLLFRQSTISRLELAIHERSAEGSFDRTFVNEKWMELYQELCGDAVEVLPEHQYDWARVGHIFFKPFYCYQYTASNIVSLACYQKYREVGKDFVSGYLELLAAGGSMNQVEALRRYVDVDLENPVTIANALNYVEGLLDRLQATL, encoded by the coding sequence TTGGTTAATTTAGTTTCTGATTCAACAGCTACGCCAGAGCTTAACGATATTTCACTCCTCGCCCTCGAGCAGCCTCAAGAGTGGGATCTTAGCGATCTATATAAGGGATTTGACGATCCCAATCTGGCTCAGGACTTGCAACAGCTTCAAGATCGTGCTGCGCAGATGAGGCAACTGTACCGAGGTAAGGTCGATAAATTATCTCCTGTTGAGATCCATCAATGCTTGCAGACGTTAGAAGCGATCGCTCAGACATCCGGCTATCTCTACTCGTTCCCGTCTCTAATATTTGCCGCCGACATGCGCAACACGGAGGCAAAGCAATTTCTCGATAAAGTTATGGAAGCTCTCACGGCGATCGAGAATCAACTGCTATTCTTCGATCTGGAATTGCAAAGCATGGAGGCAGAAGATTTCCAGGTATTGCAGTCCGCACCGGAATTGGTGGGTTATCGGCACTATCTCGATCGCATCGCTCAGTTCCGTCCCCACAAGCTATCGGAAGAAATCGAACAAACCCGCAATCAAGATAGCCTGACTGGACGGCAGGCATTTATTCAACTGCGATCGCTGCATATGGGAGCGCAGGAATACGAGCCAGTAGAAACCCCCGATGGCAAGGTTGCCAACACTGAAGCCGACCTCGGGGCTTTGCTCTATCACCCCGATCCGACTATCCGTCACAAAGCTTATCTATCCGTGCGGCAGGTCTTAAAGACGCATAATCTGCTTTATGGATTTATCCTCAATACGGTCAGCCAGGATCATCGCATCGAATCTCAGATGCGCGGCTATGCCACCACACTCCAAAAGCAATTACTGGTAGACGAGGTGTCCGAGCCAGTATTTCGTGCCATTATGGATGGGATGCATCAGCGCATGGCGCTATTTCAGCGCTACTACAAACTCAAGGCGATCGCGCTGGGGCGAGCGATTCGCACCTGCGATTTATACGCACCTTGGCAAACTAACGCCGATGCCGCACCGTTAGAGATTGACTACAAAACAGGTGTAGAGACTCTACTGGCAGCGTTGGAGCAGTTTGATATCAACTACGCTAGACGAGCGGAAGAATTTTTCATCAAAGGTTGGGTCGATGCTAAAGTGCGTCCCGGCAAGCGCGGCGGAGCTTTTTGCTCCTACAGTCACGGTAAGCATAGTTATTTGCTACTTTCTTATACGAATAACTACAATTCGCTGTTCACGCTAGCACATGAAATGGGACATGGCTTGCATTTTGCCTGCATCGAATCGGCACAGTCCTATTTCAACAGCAACCCGCCGATGGTAAGTGCCGAGGTTGCTTCCACGTTTAACGAGTTACTTCTGCTCGACTATTTGCTGAAGTCATCTGCTCACGATCGGCAACTTGCAAAAGCGTTGATTACTCAGCAGTTGGAAGATCAATTGAATTTGCTATTTAGACAAAGCACGATTAGCAGATTGGAGTTAGCAATTCACGAGCGATCGGCAGAGGGTAGCTTCGATCGCACCTTTGTCAACGAAAAGTGGATGGAGCTTTATCAGGAACTGTGCGGTGATGCAGTGGAAGTGTTGCCAGAGCATCAGTACGACTGGGCGAGAGTGGGTCATATTTTCTTCAAACCCTTCTATTGCTATCAATACACCGCCTCAAATATCGTCAGTCTTGCTTGCTATCAAAAATATCGTGAAGTTGGGAAAGACTTTGTTTCTGGCTATTTGGAATTACTTGCCGCTGGCGGTAGTATGAATCAGGTAGAGGCATTGCGGCGATATGTGGATGTCGATTTGGAGAATCCTGTTACGATCGCTAATGCGCTGAATTATGTGGAAGGATTGCTCGATCGCCTGCAAGCAACTCTCTAG
- a CDS encoding HEAT repeat domain-containing protein, with translation MTVNFESLQELLQSEDFGDRLRALNEGRGLDLAERFELVCMAVSDPKARIRYDATSQLASVGKHDPSAAFALLSDRLLHDSETDVRAAAADSIGALKLTEAFDLLVEVYRSTNEWLLQFSIIVALGELGDRRGFEILAEALNHETELVKIAALGALGDLGDPRGLGLILPLVNNPDWEIRYRLAQALHQIGGPEARAALIQLSHDPVDRVAETARTLLAEAGD, from the coding sequence ATGACAGTTAACTTTGAATCTTTGCAAGAACTGCTCCAATCTGAAGATTTTGGCGATCGCCTGCGTGCTTTAAATGAAGGGCGCGGTCTGGATTTGGCAGAAAGGTTTGAGCTTGTCTGTATGGCAGTAAGCGATCCCAAGGCGCGGATTCGCTACGATGCTACTAGCCAGCTTGCTAGCGTGGGAAAGCACGATCCATCGGCGGCATTCGCGCTTTTATCCGACCGACTCCTCCACGATTCTGAAACAGATGTAAGGGCGGCGGCGGCGGACTCAATCGGCGCGCTAAAGCTGACAGAAGCATTCGATCTTCTGGTGGAGGTGTATCGCTCCACAAACGAATGGTTGTTGCAGTTCAGTATTATTGTGGCTTTAGGTGAATTGGGCGATCGACGCGGCTTCGAGATTTTGGCAGAAGCACTTAACCATGAAACAGAGCTGGTTAAAATCGCCGCACTTGGCGCTTTGGGCGATCTGGGCGATCCAAGAGGTTTAGGGCTAATTTTGCCCCTGGTTAACAACCCCGACTGGGAAATTAGATACCGCCTTGCGCAGGCGTTGCATCAAATCGGCGGACCAGAAGCCCGTGCAGCTTTGATCCAGCTCAGTCACGATCCGGTCGATCGAGTCGCAGAAACCGCCAGAACTTTATTGGCAGAAGCTGGCGACTAG
- a CDS encoding CocE/NonD family hydrolase encodes MPNVPRAFHAKVNIERQVPIPMRDGINLTADIYRPKGVDTPLPVLLMRLPYGRAIASTVTYAHPSWYAMQGYIVVIQDVRGCGTSAGEFYPFRHEYEDGYDTVRWCAQQLAGTNGKVGMYGFSYQGVTQFQAAVMQPPGLVTICPAMASADFYHGWFYFGGALCLDFVLGWALQLTQNRAQFLKLEPQATNLFNAQKRLVELLETAPLESIDVLKQEPLGQFFFDWIRSDRADSSYWQELNPLSRFERYDLPALHIAGWADLFIAGTIDTYIHAQQHTKQLQKLVVGPWQHMPWLRQVGEIDFGETAVSQIDALQVDWFDYWLKGIDNGIVDRAPVRVFLMGKNQWSDLPNWPGSQSDRIAKEIEDTTNEQLDFYLHPNHQLKNSAPPTDFPPDLYVYDPRIPNPSTPYGPYDQRLVHQRWDVLLYQSDVLVEELDICGTPEFLLYAATTAPDTDWIIKLMDIYPDGQQMLISMGVLRAKYRHAWHEPINIEADLVLDYAIALRPTCHCFLIGHRLGVAIASAAFPLVERHPNTQQPPRSALVSNYVEAVQQVHHSRNFPSCLRLPKLLV; translated from the coding sequence ATGCCTAACGTTCCTAGAGCTTTCCATGCCAAGGTTAATATCGAACGTCAAGTGCCCATTCCCATGCGAGATGGCATAAATTTGACAGCAGATATCTATCGTCCTAAGGGTGTAGATACACCTCTGCCCGTTTTGTTGATGCGCTTACCCTACGGTCGAGCGATCGCATCGACAGTTACCTACGCGCACCCCAGTTGGTATGCCATGCAGGGATACATCGTGGTAATTCAGGACGTGAGGGGATGCGGGACATCGGCGGGAGAATTCTATCCATTTCGCCACGAATACGAAGATGGCTATGACACGGTACGCTGGTGCGCTCAGCAGCTCGCAGGCACAAATGGCAAAGTGGGCATGTATGGATTCTCCTATCAGGGCGTGACGCAGTTTCAGGCGGCAGTAATGCAGCCACCTGGTCTGGTTACGATTTGCCCCGCTATGGCATCGGCAGATTTTTATCATGGTTGGTTCTATTTTGGTGGCGCGCTCTGTCTGGATTTTGTCCTGGGTTGGGCGTTACAGCTAACGCAAAACCGAGCGCAATTCTTGAAATTGGAGCCGCAGGCGACGAATCTGTTCAATGCCCAGAAACGACTGGTGGAATTACTAGAGACAGCTCCCTTAGAAAGCATCGACGTACTAAAACAAGAACCTTTGGGGCAATTCTTTTTTGATTGGATTCGCAGCGATCGCGCCGATAGCTCTTACTGGCAGGAGTTGAACCCCCTCAGTCGATTCGAGCGCTACGACTTACCTGCTTTGCATATAGCGGGGTGGGCAGATTTATTTATCGCAGGAACGATCGATACTTACATCCACGCGCAACAGCATACAAAGCAACTGCAAAAGCTTGTAGTCGGGCCGTGGCAGCATATGCCCTGGTTGCGACAGGTAGGAGAAATTGATTTTGGCGAGACTGCCGTATCTCAAATTGACGCTCTACAGGTAGACTGGTTTGACTATTGGCTCAAAGGTATTGATAACGGTATCGTCGATCGGGCACCCGTGCGGGTATTTTTAATGGGTAAGAACCAGTGGAGCGATCTACCCAATTGGCCTGGGTCGCAGAGCGATCGCATCGCTAAGGAGATCGAAGACACTACAAACGAGCAATTAGACTTCTATCTACATCCAAATCATCAATTAAAAAATAGCGCACCTCCTACAGATTTCCCACCCGATCTGTACGTTTACGATCCTCGCATTCCCAATCCCAGCACTCCCTACGGCCCGTACGATCAGCGCCTGGTACACCAGCGTTGGGATGTTTTACTTTATCAAAGCGATGTCCTTGTGGAGGAATTAGACATTTGCGGTACGCCAGAATTTCTACTCTATGCCGCCACTACAGCACCTGATACAGATTGGATAATTAAACTAATGGACATCTATCCCGATGGACAACAGATGCTAATATCGATGGGAGTGTTACGTGCCAAATATCGTCATGCTTGGCACGAACCAATCAATATAGAAGCAGATCTGGTTTTAGATTATGCGATCGCTCTACGTCCTACCTGCCATTGCTTTTTGATAGGGCATCGTTTGGGTGTCGCGATCGCGAGTGCGGCTTTCCCTCTAGTCGAACGCCATCCCAATACTCAACAGCCGCCACGTTCAGCATTAGTCAGCAACTATGTGGAAGCCGTACAACAAGTGCACCACAGCCGTAACTTTCCTTCGTGCCTGCGCTTGCCCAAGCTGCTAGTCTGA
- a CDS encoding photosynthesis system II assembly factor Ycf48 → MNKKFWCLLTVLLVLVNLLFVNVKAVIADETVAWHKVALPTKATPQDLAFTGSDFQHGWLVGSENTILETNNGGNDWEARHLDLGDGNYRFTSVSFSENEGWIAGKPALLLHTVDGGQSWSRIGLSSKLPGDPMLVKALGPNSAEMATDIGAIYRTQDAGQNWTAMVTQAVGTVRHLNRNEDGRYIAISAKGNFYSTWQPGDAAWTQHNRNSSRRVQNMGYGPDGRTWMLNRGGQLQFSKPDTLDEWEKPQFPRDAEGYGLLDLAYQDRDNIWIAAGSSKLLHSEDRGETWHKEKYLEDVGANFYKILFLGSDRGFILGQSGTLLTYTNP, encoded by the coding sequence GTGAATAAGAAATTCTGGTGTTTATTGACAGTATTACTGGTACTCGTCAACCTTTTGTTTGTGAATGTAAAAGCAGTAATTGCAGATGAAACTGTGGCATGGCATAAGGTTGCACTCCCCACAAAAGCAACGCCCCAAGATTTAGCTTTCACTGGCTCCGATTTTCAGCATGGGTGGCTCGTAGGGTCTGAGAACACTATTCTGGAAACCAATAATGGGGGTAATGACTGGGAAGCCCGCCATCTCGATCTAGGAGACGGTAACTATAGATTTACTTCAGTTAGCTTCTCAGAAAATGAAGGTTGGATTGCTGGCAAACCTGCATTGCTATTACATACCGTTGATGGTGGGCAATCCTGGTCGCGCATTGGTCTTAGCTCAAAGCTACCAGGCGATCCAATGCTGGTCAAAGCTCTGGGGCCTAACTCAGCGGAGATGGCAACTGATATTGGGGCAATCTATCGCACCCAAGATGCGGGGCAAAACTGGACAGCCATGGTTACTCAAGCCGTGGGAACAGTACGCCATCTCAACCGCAATGAAGATGGGCGATATATAGCTATCTCTGCCAAGGGTAACTTTTATTCAACTTGGCAACCTGGAGATGCGGCATGGACGCAGCATAATCGCAACAGTTCTCGGCGCGTCCAAAATATGGGTTACGGTCCTGATGGTCGGACATGGATGCTCAACCGTGGCGGACAGTTGCAATTTAGTAAGCCTGACACTCTAGATGAGTGGGAAAAGCCCCAGTTTCCTCGCGATGCGGAAGGCTACGGCTTGCTCGATTTAGCCTACCAGGATCGAGATAATATCTGGATTGCTGCAGGTAGTTCCAAGCTATTGCATAGCGAAGATAGGGGCGAAACCTGGCACAAAGAGAAGTATTTAGAAGATGTGGGGGCTAATTTTTACAAGATTTTATTCTTAGGAAGCGATCGCGGTTTCATCTTGGGACAATCTGGTACGTTACTCACCTACACAAACCCTTAG
- the nth gene encoding endonuclease III, which translates to MGIARKHSANKIRALEILVRLKRLYPHATCTLTYSTPVQLLVAVILSAQCTDDRVNLVTPELFRRFPDAKAIAAANLDELMELIRSTGFYRNKAKNIQAACSIVESDFGGAVPQSMESLLKLPGVARKTANVVLAHAFGINAGVTVDTHVKRLSQRLGMTKYEEPVKIERDLMNLLPQNDWENWSIRLIYHGRSVCKARNPDCINCDLLDLCPTGQKSVGERSRSLMPPITS; encoded by the coding sequence GTGGGTATTGCAAGAAAGCATTCTGCTAACAAAATCCGAGCTTTAGAAATATTGGTACGGCTAAAACGACTGTACCCTCATGCAACCTGCACGCTGACATATAGCACTCCCGTACAGCTTTTAGTAGCTGTCATCCTGTCTGCACAATGTACTGACGATCGCGTCAATCTGGTTACACCGGAACTATTTCGGCGCTTTCCTGATGCCAAGGCGATCGCTGCTGCCAATCTTGACGAATTGATGGAGTTAATTCGTTCCACTGGTTTTTATCGTAACAAGGCAAAGAACATTCAGGCAGCTTGTAGCATAGTTGAGAGCGACTTTGGTGGTGCAGTACCGCAGTCCATGGAGTCGTTACTAAAGCTACCTGGTGTGGCGAGAAAAACTGCCAACGTGGTTCTGGCTCATGCCTTCGGCATCAATGCAGGGGTGACGGTCGATACTCATGTCAAACGCTTATCTCAGCGTCTAGGCATGACTAAGTATGAAGAACCAGTTAAAATAGAGCGAGACTTGATGAACTTGCTGCCCCAAAATGATTGGGAAAACTGGTCGATTCGTCTCATCTACCACGGTAGGTCTGTTTGTAAGGCTCGCAACCCCGACTGTATAAATTGCGATCTTTTAGATCTGTGCCCGACAGGACAAAAATCTGTGGGAGAGCGATCGCGATCGCTCATGCCCCCCATTACATCTTGA
- a CDS encoding DUF1830 domain-containing protein produces MTMLNSFDVNSIPCCYRNETNTVQIIRISEPISAYFERVIMPGQIVYFKAPTHSALEIHTAKMASSVHADTLPCEQLHCPTNSVTNSNNDLLKKQDISAKSNSFSKAA; encoded by the coding sequence ATGACAATGTTAAATTCCTTTGACGTAAATTCGATCCCCTGCTGTTACCGCAATGAAACAAATACTGTGCAGATTATACGTATTTCCGAGCCTATTTCTGCATATTTTGAGCGTGTAATAATGCCAGGCCAAATTGTTTACTTCAAGGCACCCACGCACAGCGCATTGGAAATCCATACAGCTAAGATGGCTAGTTCAGTGCATGCCGACACATTGCCCTGCGAGCAATTGCATTGTCCTACAAATAGCGTAACCAATAGCAACAATGACTTGCTGAAAAAACAAGATATCTCTGCCAAGTCTAATTCCTTTTCCAAAGCAGCATAG
- a CDS encoding rubredoxin: MEPQITNSQTNQVVDSDREELHLHECAVCGYVYDPNSGEEKAGIAPGTAFDLVREDWRCPVCNSKKNKFRDIGVANKPSGFKENLGYGFGVNVLTPGQKNLLIFGALAVGFLFFMSFYALD; this comes from the coding sequence ATGGAACCACAAATCACCAATTCTCAAACTAACCAGGTAGTAGATTCAGATCGAGAAGAACTGCATCTTCATGAATGTGCTGTCTGTGGCTATGTTTACGATCCCAACTCTGGAGAAGAGAAGGCCGGGATCGCTCCAGGCACGGCATTCGATTTAGTACGTGAAGATTGGCGCTGCCCTGTTTGTAACTCTAAAAAAAATAAATTCAGGGATATTGGGGTTGCTAACAAACCATCTGGGTTTAAGGAAAACCTGGGCTATGGGTTTGGTGTCAACGTCCTCACTCCAGGCCAGAAAAATTTGCTTATTTTCGGGGCGCTAGCCGTTGGATTCCTTTTCTTTATGAGCTTTTATGCCCTTGATTAG